The Sporocytophaga myxococcoides genome contains a region encoding:
- a CDS encoding complex I subunit 4 family protein, which translates to MTEKVLSILIFLPLVGLIPLLVLPKSSSGIYKYINLTVCLLQTILAVFVFGLYSKPGLVTDPIYGLFKLTERLNWITVDLGNVGRLSINYFIGVDGLNVTMVLLSAIVMLIAAVSSWSVEKYLKGYYALLLILNTSILGCFLSLDLFLFFLFFEFMLLPMYFLIGIWGGPRREYASIKFFLYTLAGSLLILAVIIGLYFSVADPVETSVRLGLAENVETVTVNDVANIQGMLQSKQIPRRAIVHSFNIPDMTNPKNFIPGSVFHVMTKIDFMGLPIRMAAFLALLLGFLIKLPAVPFHTWLPDAHVEAPTPVSVILAGILLKIGGYGLIRTVLPVFPEGVVYFGWFISFLAVLSIIYAAMNALGMKDLKKMIAYSSVSHMGFVLLGIASGTPEGINGAIFQMFSHGILSSGLFLAAGVLYDRTHDRGIENYRGLASKMPAYTIAVTILFFASLGLPVFSGFIGELFSLLGAFHSSATNGLVPYWMSITAVFGILIGATYFLWTLQRMFFGKFWISKNITSNNKFNDLNSRELIMLVPLIVITLVLGVFPGILLEPVSDSVEVLVGQIFNSGLENLKTMQNFRSL; encoded by the coding sequence GTGACGGAGAAAGTGTTAAGTATACTGATATTTTTACCTCTTGTAGGTCTAATACCTCTACTGGTACTGCCGAAAAGCAGCTCTGGTATTTATAAATATATTAACTTGACGGTATGTTTGTTGCAAACCATTCTGGCAGTTTTTGTTTTTGGCCTTTATTCAAAGCCGGGTCTTGTAACAGATCCCATCTATGGATTATTTAAACTCACTGAGCGCCTTAACTGGATTACCGTTGATCTTGGAAATGTAGGACGTCTTTCAATAAATTATTTTATTGGAGTAGATGGATTGAATGTGACGATGGTATTGCTGTCTGCTATTGTTATGCTTATTGCGGCAGTTTCCTCCTGGTCAGTAGAAAAATATCTTAAGGGATATTATGCACTGCTCCTGATTCTGAACACGTCCATTCTAGGTTGCTTTCTTTCTCTTGACTTATTTCTGTTTTTCCTGTTTTTTGAATTTATGCTTCTTCCAATGTATTTTCTGATAGGAATATGGGGGGGGCCAAGGAGAGAATATGCTTCAATAAAGTTTTTTTTATATACGCTTGCGGGCTCTTTATTGATCCTGGCTGTAATTATAGGATTATATTTTTCAGTAGCTGATCCCGTTGAAACATCTGTAAGGTTAGGACTGGCAGAAAACGTGGAAACTGTAACTGTCAATGATGTTGCGAATATACAAGGCATGCTTCAAAGTAAGCAAATCCCAAGAAGGGCTATAGTGCATTCATTTAATATACCGGATATGACTAATCCCAAAAATTTTATTCCGGGATCTGTCTTTCATGTAATGACAAAAATCGACTTTATGGGATTGCCGATAAGAATGGCTGCATTTCTGGCTTTGTTATTAGGTTTTTTGATTAAACTGCCTGCTGTTCCATTTCATACATGGTTGCCTGATGCTCACGTAGAAGCACCAACACCAGTGTCAGTTATCCTGGCTGGGATTCTGTTAAAAATAGGAGGATATGGTCTGATAAGAACTGTATTGCCAGTATTTCCAGAAGGTGTAGTTTATTTTGGCTGGTTTATTTCATTTCTGGCAGTACTGTCTATAATTTATGCAGCAATGAATGCCTTAGGAATGAAAGATCTGAAGAAAATGATAGCATACTCTTCTGTATCACATATGGGCTTTGTTCTTTTGGGGATCGCTAGTGGGACTCCGGAAGGTATTAATGGAGCCATCTTCCAGATGTTCAGTCACGGGATACTGTCAAGCGGGTTGTTTCTCGCTGCTGGTGTGCTTTATGACAGAACCCATGATCGTGGTATTGAAAATTATCGAGGACTTGCATCTAAAATGCCCGCTTATACAATTGCCGTAACAATATTGTTTTTCGCATCTCTCGGATTGCCCGTATTCTCAGGCTTTATAGGAGAATTATTTTCCTTGCTGGGGGCTTTTCATTCTTCTGCCACCAATGGTCTTGTTCCTTATTGGATGTCGATAACAGCAGTATTTGGCATTCTAATAGGAGCAACTTATTTTCTATGGACATTGCAAAGAATGTTTTTCGGAAAATTCTGGATCTCAAAAAATATTACATCCAATAATAAATTCAACGATCTAAATTCGAGAGAACTGATCATGCTTGTCCCATTGATCGTAATTACTCTCGTACTTGGTGTTTTTCCAGGCATACTGCTAGAACCTGTTTCCGATTCAGTAGAGGTGCTTGTCGGACAGATTTTCAATTCAGGATTGGAAAATCTGAAAACCATGCAAAATTTCAGATCACTGTAA
- a CDS encoding NADH-quinone oxidoreductase subunit N: MKEQLFHILKSTGFIGPELFLVSLFIILLIIQIIYPKTGQTVFAGMSSLGFVIYLKLILDQLLLVQLEGSSVIYYEMLSLDKWSLFFKFLFAIAGLVTSFFSIVSQDTKKMESGTGEYNAFIVILIAGLSFLVMADNFLMIYLAIELISISSFVLTFYGKKEKSAEAGFKYFIFGAFSSALMLYGISLVYGLTGSLLFSDTIFIEGVRKAQEFPLFLGFILILSGFLFKIASVPFHEWTPDVYEAAPYPVAALFSIAPKAGAMAVLFKFSYTFFKISPFHYNWKVMIAAFAILSLTVGNFAALFQKNAKRMLAYSSIAHTGFILLGLFALNQLAVKALLFYLLILLLMNFAAFLLVEKLAGYTGSDEISGFNGAGRKLPFIGTLAVIIMISLTGLPPTAGFYAKFFVFSALWESYQSSGVTMNLVILMAGLLNTVLALFYYMRIPYYLFFRKAENNNLILTSTISASDIFVSLLSIPLLVLFFKPNWLINLVETFLN, translated from the coding sequence ATGAAAGAACAACTCTTTCATATTCTCAAAAGTACCGGATTTATAGGGCCCGAGTTATTTCTGGTTTCCCTGTTTATAATACTATTAATTATCCAGATCATATATCCCAAAACAGGGCAAACTGTATTTGCAGGAATGAGCTCACTAGGTTTTGTTATATATTTAAAACTTATTCTGGATCAGTTGCTCTTAGTGCAGTTGGAGGGTTCAAGTGTTATCTATTATGAAATGCTTTCATTAGATAAATGGTCCCTGTTTTTTAAATTCCTTTTCGCGATAGCTGGATTAGTTACTTCATTTTTCTCAATAGTTTCTCAGGATACAAAGAAAATGGAATCAGGAACAGGAGAATATAATGCGTTTATAGTAATACTGATTGCAGGACTTTCATTTCTGGTAATGGCAGATAATTTTCTGATGATTTATCTGGCAATCGAGCTTATTTCAATATCTTCTTTTGTACTTACCTTTTACGGAAAAAAGGAAAAGAGCGCAGAAGCTGGATTTAAATATTTTATATTCGGGGCATTTTCTTCAGCCCTAATGCTTTATGGTATATCTCTGGTTTATGGGCTTACGGGTTCTTTGCTGTTTTCTGATACTATATTTATAGAAGGGGTGAGAAAAGCACAGGAATTTCCATTATTTCTTGGATTTATATTAATACTTTCTGGCTTCCTGTTCAAAATTGCCTCTGTTCCATTCCATGAATGGACACCAGATGTATACGAGGCTGCCCCTTATCCGGTAGCAGCTTTATTCTCTATAGCACCCAAAGCTGGAGCTATGGCCGTTCTTTTTAAATTTTCTTATACATTTTTTAAAATTTCACCTTTCCATTACAATTGGAAGGTCATGATAGCAGCATTTGCTATATTGAGTCTTACCGTCGGAAATTTTGCGGCTTTATTCCAGAAAAATGCAAAGAGGATGCTGGCATATTCTTCAATTGCCCATACAGGATTTATCCTCTTAGGATTATTCGCACTAAACCAGTTGGCAGTAAAAGCATTATTGTTTTATCTGCTAATTCTTTTACTTATGAACTTCGCCGCTTTTTTATTGGTTGAAAAATTAGCAGGATATACCGGATCAGACGAGATATCCGGTTTTAACGGAGCAGGAAGAAAATTACCATTTATCGGAACCTTAGCAGTAATTATAATGATATCATTGACAGGATTGCCTCCTACTGCAGGATTTTATGCAAAATTCTTTGTTTTTTCAGCCCTTTGGGAAAGTTATCAGTCGTCGGGAGTAACAATGAATCTGGTGATTTTGATGGCTGGTTTGCTCAATACTGTGCTGGCACTTTTTTATTATATGCGGATACCTTATTACCTCTTTTTCCGCAAAGCAGAAAATAACAATCTTATACTTACATCGACGATTTCTGCATCTGATATTTTCGTATCTTTATTATCGATTCCATTGCTGGTTTTATTCTTCAAACCTAACTGGTTAATTAATCTAGTAGAAACGTTTTTGAATTGA
- a CDS encoding amidophosphoribosyltransferase → MSDAIKHECGIALIRLRKPFSYYIEKYGTPMYGINKLYLLMEKQHNRGQDGAGVAAVKIGVPEGKRYISRYRSVDPQPISVIFNKINRKFRKAIRDHKDRYLDAEWILENTAFSGEVLLGHLRYGTHGSNEIENCHPFLRQSNWRSRNLVVAGNFNMTNVDELFNKLVELGQHPKEKNDTVTVLEKIGHFLDEENQLLFNKFKNEHSNHEISSLIEDELDLQRVLMRSCKDFDGGYAMAGMTGYGAAFVARDPAGIRPAYYYADDEVVVVASEKPAIKIAFNINYDQIKEIEPGHALIIEKNGDFAQKQFIDQLEKKSCSFERIYFSRGSDPEIYQERKMLGKLLVPQVLEAVNFDLENTVFSYIPNTAETAFLGMMEGIEDYLIQYRKKVILDGKPNGVDPEKILSLKPRIEKLVIKDAKQRSFIVADSERDKFVTNLYDTTYGVIKKDIDTIVVIDDSIVRGTTLERSIIQMLDKLGPKKIVIVSSSPQIRFPDCYGIDMSKMKEFVAFRAVLELLKESGKEYHLEEVYEQCKGAIQTLSGNMENHVKNLYAQFSYNEISRKVSEIVTPKNCKAEIQVVFQTIDNLHKACPKHIGDWYFTGDYATPGGNRVANKAYMFFMEGKTVRAY, encoded by the coding sequence ATGAGTGACGCAATAAAACACGAATGCGGTATCGCTTTAATCAGGTTACGTAAACCTTTTTCTTATTACATAGAAAAATACGGAACCCCGATGTACGGCATCAATAAGCTGTACCTCCTGATGGAAAAACAGCACAATAGAGGCCAGGATGGAGCCGGTGTTGCAGCTGTAAAAATAGGTGTTCCTGAAGGAAAAAGGTACATCAGCCGTTATAGGTCTGTTGATCCTCAACCTATATCTGTTATTTTTAATAAAATCAACAGAAAATTCAGAAAAGCTATAAGAGATCATAAAGACAGATACCTTGATGCAGAGTGGATACTTGAAAACACTGCATTTTCAGGAGAGGTATTGTTAGGTCACCTCCGCTATGGAACTCATGGAAGCAATGAAATTGAAAACTGCCATCCATTCCTAAGACAAAGCAACTGGAGGAGCCGTAATCTGGTTGTGGCAGGAAACTTCAATATGACCAATGTGGATGAACTTTTCAATAAGCTTGTTGAGCTTGGTCAGCATCCTAAAGAAAAAAATGATACTGTAACAGTCCTTGAAAAGATAGGACACTTTCTCGATGAAGAAAATCAGCTGTTATTTAATAAATTTAAAAACGAACATAGTAACCACGAAATATCTTCATTGATTGAAGATGAGCTTGATCTTCAGAGGGTATTGATGCGTTCCTGCAAAGATTTTGATGGTGGATATGCTATGGCGGGAATGACAGGTTATGGAGCTGCTTTCGTTGCGAGAGACCCTGCCGGAATAAGACCAGCTTATTATTATGCAGATGACGAAGTGGTTGTTGTTGCATCTGAAAAGCCTGCGATTAAAATTGCCTTCAATATAAACTATGATCAGATAAAGGAGATTGAGCCTGGTCATGCTCTTATAATAGAGAAAAATGGAGACTTTGCTCAAAAGCAGTTCATCGATCAGTTAGAGAAAAAATCCTGCAGTTTTGAAAGAATATATTTTTCGAGAGGTTCTGATCCTGAAATTTATCAGGAAAGAAAAATGCTAGGTAAATTACTTGTACCACAGGTTCTTGAAGCTGTTAATTTTGACTTAGAAAATACTGTATTTTCTTATATTCCTAATACTGCTGAGACTGCCTTTCTGGGGATGATGGAAGGTATAGAAGATTACCTCATTCAGTACAGGAAAAAGGTAATTCTTGATGGTAAACCCAATGGGGTTGATCCTGAAAAAATATTGTCTTTAAAGCCAAGAATAGAAAAGCTTGTAATTAAAGACGCGAAGCAAAGGTCATTCATCGTTGCGGATAGCGAGCGTGATAAGTTTGTTACCAACCTATATGACACCACTTACGGTGTAATCAAAAAAGATATAGATACCATTGTTGTTATTGACGATTCAATTGTTCGTGGAACTACTCTTGAGAGGAGCATTATTCAGATGCTTGATAAGCTTGGGCCTAAAAAGATTGTAATCGTTTCTTCATCTCCTCAGATCAGATTCCCTGACTGCTATGGAATTGATATGTCCAAGATGAAAGAGTTCGTTGCTTTCCGCGCTGTGCTTGAGTTGTTAAAAGAATCTGGGAAAGAGTATCATCTGGAAGAAGTTTATGAGCAATGTAAAGGCGCTATCCAGACTTTAAGCGGGAATATGGAAAATCATGTAAAGAATCTTTATGCTCAGTTTTCATATAATGAAATCTCCAGAAAAGTATCAGAGATAGTAACTCCTAAAAACTGTAAAGCCGAGATCCAGGTTGTATTTCAGACTATAGATAACCTTCATAAAGCCTGTCCAAAACATATTGGTGACTGGTATTTCACAGGTGACTATGCAACTCCTGGTGGAAACAGAGTAGCTAATAAAGCCTACATGTTCTTTATGGAAGGAAAAACGGTCAGAGCTTACTAA
- a CDS encoding HesB/IscA family protein — protein sequence MINITEKAKEHVFDLKQKEGYTDDYNIRVAVNGGGCSGLMYDLKFDNQINPADQVFEDKGIKILVDKKSLLYLLGTTLDFSDGLNGKGFQFINPNASRTCGCGESFAV from the coding sequence ATGATTAATATTACAGAAAAAGCCAAAGAACATGTCTTTGACCTAAAACAAAAAGAAGGTTATACTGACGATTATAATATTAGAGTAGCTGTTAATGGTGGTGGTTGCTCGGGTTTAATGTATGATCTGAAATTTGATAACCAGATCAACCCAGCTGATCAGGTTTTTGAAGATAAAGGAATAAAGATTCTGGTAGACAAAAAAAGTCTTCTATACCTTTTAGGAACAACTCTTGATTTTTCTGATGGATTAAATGGAAAAGGCTTTCAGTTTATTAATCCAAATGCCAGCAGAACCTGCGGATGCGGGGAAAGCTTTGCGGTATAA
- the mce gene encoding methylmalonyl-CoA epimerase: protein MKNLEHIGIAVKSIEASIPLFSKLFNTEPYKEEFVAGEKVRTLFFNCGNVKIELLESTTEDGAIAKFIEKRGEGIHHLAFEVEDINQEMQRMKEEGFTLLNEQPKEGADHKLICFLHPKTTGGTLIELCQENKKGS from the coding sequence ATGAAAAACCTTGAACATATTGGCATTGCTGTAAAAAGTATAGAAGCATCTATACCTCTTTTTTCTAAACTCTTCAATACAGAACCATATAAAGAGGAATTTGTAGCAGGTGAAAAGGTACGAACACTTTTTTTTAATTGTGGAAATGTAAAAATAGAACTTTTGGAATCTACCACAGAAGACGGGGCAATTGCAAAATTTATTGAAAAAAGAGGCGAAGGGATTCATCACTTGGCATTTGAAGTAGAAGACATTAATCAGGAAATGCAGAGAATGAAAGAAGAAGGTTTCACTCTTTTGAATGAACAGCCTAAAGAAGGTGCAGACCATAAACTGATTTGTTTTTTGCATCCTAAAACGACAGGTGGAACGCTAATAGAGCTCTGTCAGGAAAACAAAAAGGGATCTTAA